The Phycisphaerales bacterium AB-hyl4 genome contains a region encoding:
- a CDS encoding BlaI/MecI/CopY family transcriptional regulator: MDPHLHLSRRERQIMDALFAEGELTINQLRDHLPDPPTPMAIRNMVRILDEKGLLLRRKVGREFHYRPRRQRARAGQSALKKVLNTFFDDSIEKAMGAYLADRSANLSDDERQRLHEMIDAARKRGE; encoded by the coding sequence ATGGATCCGCACTTGCACCTGAGTCGTCGCGAGCGACAGATCATGGACGCGCTTTTCGCGGAGGGGGAGTTGACGATCAACCAATTGCGGGATCATCTGCCCGATCCGCCGACGCCGATGGCGATTCGCAACATGGTGCGCATTCTCGATGAGAAGGGCCTGCTCCTACGCCGCAAGGTCGGGCGGGAGTTTCACTATCGGCCTCGCAGACAGCGTGCCCGAGCCGGGCAGTCGGCGTTGAAGAAAGTGCTCAACACGTTCTTCGACGACTCGATCGAAAAAGCGATGGGCGCCTACCTCGCTGATCGGTCGGCCAACCTCAGCGACGACGAACGCCAACGTCTGCATGAAATGATCGACGCCGCCCGCAAGCGTGGCGAGTGA
- the recN gene encoding DNA repair protein RecN, whose product MLRELHIANLAVIEDATIELAGGLNVFTGQTGAGKSLIIGAFEMLLGLRTGNVGDMLRPGSEEGRVSGVFEVHDAPLAEQASELADQTIAPGDEVLITRKLFASGRSSVSINGQPATAGMVRQLGQLLVDIHGQHDHQYLLRPSNQLHILDAFAHCEADRRRFAELLAELRALRNQQAELTASQTLRRQQLELYEFQADEIDKLDPQSAEFPELQARHNVLNNLQRLQKEAGQAHAALYEAEGSIVERLQILAHLLGDLAELDEGLSPVSEQVRDAMAGLQDAAFELSRYVDRLEHNPAESAEVEQRLNDLNRLVQKYGKATPGRPDVTPADDPLAPVLAYREQIAREITKLRGQDAGLSQMDERMSALEAQLAEVGGRLSEARRKAAKQLRPMIESQLGELGMAEAKFDVQFEQLDADDEAVGPSGLDAIEFAVQTNPGQSMQPLRKIASGGELSRVMLAIKTILAGSDRTSVLVFDEIDANIGGRLGSVIGGKLRQLSRGGEAGVGRKKTKGKRDAELRHQVLCITHLPQIAAFGDRHLRIAKEVTGKGKSRQTRTTVSVLADDARVEELAEMLAGKQATATTRKQANEMLQSARG is encoded by the coding sequence ATGCTTCGCGAACTGCACATCGCCAACCTCGCGGTCATTGAAGACGCTACCATCGAACTGGCCGGCGGGCTGAACGTTTTCACCGGACAGACCGGCGCGGGCAAGAGTCTGATCATCGGCGCGTTTGAGATGCTGCTGGGCCTGCGGACCGGCAACGTCGGCGACATGCTGCGCCCCGGCAGCGAAGAGGGCCGCGTCTCCGGCGTGTTCGAGGTGCACGACGCCCCCCTGGCCGAGCAAGCCAGCGAGCTGGCCGACCAGACCATCGCGCCCGGCGACGAGGTGCTGATCACGCGCAAGCTGTTCGCCTCCGGCCGATCGAGCGTCTCCATCAACGGCCAGCCCGCCACCGCCGGCATGGTCCGCCAGCTCGGGCAACTGCTCGTCGACATCCACGGCCAGCACGATCATCAATACCTCCTTCGGCCGAGCAATCAACTGCACATCCTCGACGCGTTCGCACACTGCGAAGCCGACCGCCGACGGTTTGCCGAGCTGCTGGCCGAGCTGCGCGCGTTGCGCAATCAGCAGGCAGAGCTCACGGCGTCGCAGACGCTCCGCCGACAGCAACTCGAGCTGTACGAGTTCCAGGCGGATGAGATCGACAAGCTCGACCCGCAGTCGGCCGAGTTCCCCGAATTGCAGGCCAGGCATAACGTGCTCAACAACCTCCAACGCTTGCAGAAAGAGGCCGGCCAGGCCCACGCGGCGCTGTACGAGGCGGAGGGGTCGATCGTCGAGCGGTTGCAGATTCTCGCCCATCTGCTGGGCGACCTCGCGGAGCTGGACGAAGGGCTGTCGCCGGTGAGCGAGCAGGTGCGCGATGCGATGGCGGGGTTGCAGGACGCGGCGTTCGAGTTGAGCCGATATGTCGATCGGCTGGAGCACAACCCGGCCGAGTCGGCGGAGGTGGAGCAGCGGCTGAACGACCTGAATCGGCTGGTGCAGAAGTACGGCAAGGCAACCCCCGGCAGGCCCGACGTCACCCCGGCCGACGACCCGCTCGCACCGGTGCTGGCGTATCGCGAGCAGATCGCCAGGGAGATCACGAAGCTGCGCGGGCAGGACGCGGGGCTGTCGCAGATGGACGAACGCATGTCGGCGTTGGAGGCACAGCTGGCCGAGGTGGGCGGACGGTTGAGCGAAGCAAGACGGAAGGCGGCGAAGCAGCTTCGGCCCATGATCGAATCGCAGCTCGGTGAGCTGGGCATGGCGGAAGCGAAGTTCGACGTGCAGTTCGAGCAACTCGACGCGGACGACGAGGCGGTGGGCCCGTCGGGGCTGGATGCGATCGAGTTCGCGGTGCAGACGAACCCGGGCCAGTCGATGCAGCCGTTGCGAAAGATCGCCAGCGGCGGCGAACTGTCGCGGGTGATGCTGGCGATTAAGACGATCCTCGCTGGCAGCGATCGCACGAGCGTGCTGGTGTTCGATGAGATTGACGCAAACATCGGCGGCCGACTCGGCAGCGTGATCGGCGGCAAGCTGAGGCAACTGTCGCGCGGCGGCGAGGCGGGGGTCGGCCGAAAGAAGACGAAGGGCAAGCGCGATGCGGAGCTGCGGCATCAGGTGTTGTGCATTACGCACTTGCCGCAGATCGCAGCGTTTGGCGACCGGCATCTGCGCATCGCCAAGGAAGTGACGGGCAAGGGCAAATCACGTCAAACGCGGACGACGGTGAGCGTGCTGGCCGACGACGCGCGGGTGGAAGAGCTGGCCGAGATGCTCGCGGGCAAGCAGGCCACCGCGACGACGCGTAAGCAGGCGAACGAGATGCTGCAAAGCGCTCGCGGGTGA
- a CDS encoding M56 family metallopeptidase — translation MQAFMPIVLDATIKASLVLLLALGLSWALRRHGSAAGRHLVWTLAVVAVLLLPAGAWLLPAWQVLPSGLTAGLSEPTAGVVAEPPSSGDRAPTAGLSEAEGDRVRPSRSGATLETWVDEPTDDGVPAAQQAAEAEARAMPSDATFAGERTWTARVWSWWWALLPWVWLGGVCVALLPIVVGGAVLWWIERTAEPIVGGSWLRLLEQSQRELGLRRRVALLRSDRHAMPMTWGGLPSMLRHPAGVAKVLVPTHAYHWTPARRRAVLLHELAHVKRWDCLTQLLTQIACAVYWFNPLMWYARRRMLIERERACDDLVLLHQTRPSDYAEHLMQIAAGAPPTVVGYMAAHAPGSPGIAMARSSKLHGRLVAILDNQRHRQAMSRWGAVLTVLLIAGVAVPVACMRPADAAVDDAMRAVRADDQAAVMALRMERAVALVEHLAQGDYEQAREHFNRQMRRAQSAEQLEQLWQSLALSLGEYEGPGEPTPGQVTGYDVVYVPMQWERRDLAFQVVFDRAANIAGLWTVDLPGDIEPPSTPDESAEAEPEQADEPAADEPRSYSFRRLDYSLRDEPQRIGPRTLGPAGLADEPNPGDAIVLQWPLRWWSSHWSHRFNTAAAALTMEPGHPHLHVFEPGRRKVWVNYLDMPIDVQRYPILVFTYRARNVERNTADYVLYLDDGSGPDYGGLQSVRQSDLEDDGEVHTVTVDLRVMEPIDNIIGMAVGLRSPEDADEPTELELLDLRFESERRPRIAQVTEAYRVRVRDEFGEPVADAQVTFNAERRNWARQATTQDDGEASLANVITDDGPNMLRVEAAGRLPVEVREMPRSTRPMEVTLIPAAPYAGMVVDEEGEPLAGAVVRVRTQVDERTLDGLWTRRDAEAVTDERGRWQTLPLAASPTAVQIEVTHPAYSSGPQPSARHQMAVEPLLAGEAVLPIVAERHSLALNVRDEAGNPIDAPVSVQYESEHVVGHQGRPIRVDIAATTPYLLVHAHGYVPKRVASLVHLIEQDPGADLRLADFEQQVQLDTGREVALQLLDDVGEPLVDATVHLVGWQNMQFTGPTRTTDTQGEVTVRISEPVHVTVRVSKPDYVERRHYHIELTEGQNTLTVPRDEPTQPDADDSRRPGYDPQRIFRRLSHHDTAALPAAINFPFHAG, via the coding sequence ATGCAGGCCTTCATGCCCATCGTGCTCGATGCGACGATCAAGGCGAGCCTCGTGCTGCTGCTTGCGCTCGGGCTGTCGTGGGCGTTACGTCGACATGGGTCGGCGGCGGGGCGGCATCTGGTGTGGACGCTGGCGGTGGTGGCGGTGTTGCTCTTGCCGGCCGGGGCCTGGCTGTTGCCGGCGTGGCAGGTGCTGCCGAGCGGTCTGACCGCCGGGCTGTCCGAGCCGACTGCCGGGGTTGTTGCTGAACCGCCATCGTCCGGTGATCGGGCGCCGACGGCGGGGCTGTCGGAGGCTGAGGGTGATCGTGTTCGACCGTCGCGTTCCGGGGCGACGCTCGAAACATGGGTTGACGAGCCGACAGACGACGGCGTGCCCGCAGCGCAGCAGGCTGCCGAGGCCGAGGCGCGGGCGATGCCATCCGACGCGACGTTCGCGGGTGAGCGGACGTGGACGGCACGCGTGTGGTCGTGGTGGTGGGCGTTGCTGCCGTGGGTCTGGCTTGGCGGGGTTTGCGTGGCGTTGCTGCCGATCGTGGTGGGGGGGGCGGTGTTGTGGTGGATTGAGCGGACGGCCGAGCCGATCGTCGGCGGCTCGTGGCTGCGGTTGCTCGAACAGTCGCAGCGGGAGCTTGGCCTTCGTCGACGGGTTGCTTTGCTGCGCAGCGACCGGCATGCGATGCCGATGACCTGGGGCGGTCTGCCGAGCATGCTTCGCCACCCGGCGGGTGTGGCGAAGGTGCTCGTGCCGACGCATGCGTACCACTGGACACCGGCGCGTCGGCGGGCCGTGCTGCTGCATGAACTGGCGCATGTGAAACGGTGGGATTGCCTGACGCAGTTGCTCACGCAGATCGCGTGTGCGGTGTATTGGTTCAACCCGTTGATGTGGTATGCGCGTCGGCGGATGTTGATCGAGCGCGAACGGGCGTGCGATGATCTTGTGTTGTTGCATCAGACTCGGCCGAGCGATTATGCGGAGCATTTGATGCAGATCGCTGCGGGCGCTCCGCCGACCGTCGTCGGCTACATGGCGGCGCACGCGCCCGGCAGCCCGGGCATCGCGATGGCGCGGTCGAGCAAACTGCACGGCCGACTTGTGGCGATACTCGACAACCAGCGCCACCGCCAGGCGATGAGCCGATGGGGGGCGGTATTGACCGTGCTGTTGATCGCGGGCGTGGCGGTGCCGGTGGCGTGCATGCGGCCGGCGGACGCGGCGGTGGATGACGCGATGCGTGCGGTGCGTGCCGATGATCAAGCCGCCGTGATGGCCCTGCGGATGGAGCGGGCGGTCGCGCTCGTCGAGCATCTTGCGCAAGGCGATTATGAGCAGGCGCGTGAGCACTTCAACCGGCAGATGCGACGCGCCCAGTCTGCGGAGCAACTCGAACAACTCTGGCAATCGCTTGCCTTGTCGCTCGGTGAGTACGAAGGGCCAGGCGAGCCGACGCCCGGCCAGGTGACCGGCTACGACGTGGTCTATGTGCCCATGCAATGGGAGCGACGCGACCTCGCGTTCCAGGTTGTCTTCGATCGCGCTGCAAACATCGCAGGCCTGTGGACGGTTGACCTGCCGGGCGACATCGAGCCACCGAGCACGCCAGACGAATCAGCGGAGGCCGAGCCGGAACAGGCCGACGAGCCCGCTGCTGATGAGCCGCGTAGCTACTCATTCCGTCGACTCGACTATTCGTTGCGTGACGAGCCGCAGCGCATCGGGCCGCGGACGCTCGGCCCGGCAGGTTTGGCCGACGAGCCGAACCCCGGCGACGCGATCGTGCTGCAATGGCCGTTGCGCTGGTGGTCGAGCCATTGGTCACATCGGTTCAACACGGCCGCTGCCGCGTTGACGATGGAGCCCGGCCACCCGCACCTGCATGTGTTCGAGCCCGGCCGACGCAAGGTGTGGGTGAACTACCTGGACATGCCCATCGATGTGCAGCGCTACCCGATCCTCGTTTTCACCTACCGCGCTCGCAACGTCGAGCGAAATACGGCTGACTACGTGCTCTACCTCGACGACGGCAGCGGCCCGGACTATGGCGGGTTGCAGAGCGTGCGACAGTCGGATCTGGAAGACGATGGCGAAGTGCACACCGTCACCGTCGACCTTCGCGTGATGGAGCCGATCGACAACATCATCGGCATGGCGGTCGGCCTGCGCTCGCCGGAGGATGCCGACGAGCCGACGGAGTTGGAGCTGTTGGACCTGCGGTTTGAGAGCGAGCGTCGGCCCAGGATCGCGCAGGTGACCGAAGCGTATCGCGTACGCGTGCGTGACGAGTTTGGCGAGCCGGTGGCGGACGCGCAGGTGACGTTCAACGCCGAGCGGCGCAACTGGGCACGGCAGGCCACGACGCAGGACGACGGCGAGGCCTCGCTTGCGAACGTGATCACCGACGACGGACCGAACATGCTTCGCGTCGAAGCGGCGGGCAGGTTGCCGGTCGAGGTGCGTGAGATGCCGCGCAGTACTCGGCCGATGGAGGTGACGCTCATCCCCGCCGCACCGTACGCTGGCATGGTGGTCGATGAAGAGGGCGAACCGTTGGCAGGCGCGGTGGTGCGTGTGCGAACGCAGGTTGATGAGCGGACGCTTGACGGCTTGTGGACGCGGCGCGACGCCGAGGCGGTGACGGACGAGCGTGGCCGATGGCAGACCCTGCCACTAGCGGCTTCGCCCACGGCGGTACAGATCGAAGTGACGCACCCGGCGTACAGCAGCGGCCCGCAGCCGAGCGCCCGGCACCAGATGGCGGTCGAGCCGTTGCTTGCCGGCGAAGCTGTGTTGCCGATCGTGGCTGAGCGTCATTCGCTCGCGCTGAACGTGCGCGATGAAGCTGGCAACCCCATCGACGCACCCGTGTCGGTTCAATATGAGTCGGAGCACGTCGTCGGGCATCAGGGTCGGCCGATCCGGGTCGATATCGCCGCGACAACGCCGTACCTGCTCGTGCATGCACACGGCTATGTCCCCAAGCGCGTCGCCAGCCTCGTGCATCTCATCGAGCAAGACCCGGGAGCGGACCTGCGCCTGGCGGACTTTGAGCAGCAGGTGCAACTCGACACCGGCCGCGAGGTGGCGCTGCAACTGCTCGACGACGTGGGCGAGCCGCTTGTCGACGCGACCGTGCACCTGGTGGGGTGGCAGAACATGCAATTTACCGGGCCGACCCGAACGACCGACACCCAAGGTGAAGTGACGGTCCGCATCA
- the mfd gene encoding transcription-repair coupling factor, with amino-acid sequence MAEQRHHWLEQIAGSAQVRALGERLASARRVVAEGSRGSSTNLLAGALARNLRRPVLLVVAHLDEADDALDDLELFEGLHVERFGALEVLPGETSVSLELLAERLQVVGRLSEGARIDVIVAPVQALMQAVPEPEAAASFTRQLGEGDDISPNALMNWLGEAGYQRQDAIEQPGDFASRGGILDIYPPAGSLAGTDGSREAIGPIRLDFFGDELESIHLIDPDTMGSARRIKHIQLVGASAEQIQKDDRTTSLISLLPSDALAVMHEPMELAEQARGYYERLTNPRGIYAPKTVFQKLQQLPHVEVNQYGRSAAAPADRVALPVNQLPPLDTDAAKALIEIGELVQDDPTRAVVVLCRKPAERDRLRELLKEHAADATDRITIEVGYLHRGFVWTKGDFEFRIPDSGKGTAPDSPKSEIQNPKSEILLLPHHELFHRYDVRRRVRKVISAGTQASDAFLDLDVGDYVVHVDHGIAQFTGLKTLRRDGQSEEYLTLEFADQAKLHVPATQIDLVQKYVGGFEGRPPLSTLGGKRWSRQKEQVREAVKDLAAELLRVHAARETQPGIRYPADTAWQKEFEAEFPYDETDDQLAAIAAIKHDMSEDRPMDRLICGDVGFGKTEVAIRAAFKAIEFGKQVAVLVPTTVLAEQHERTFRQRMADYPFIVESMSRFKTGSDLTDIAKRLSLGQVDIVIGTHRLLSKDVKFADLGLVIIDEEQRFGVEHKNKLLSFRLTADVLTLTATPIPRTLHMSMVGLRDISSLATAPIDRRAIVTEVVPYDEKRIQQAILRELNREGQIYFVHNRVHNIQSVAATLQSLVPEARIAIGHGQMSPRELEKIMLRFIRREVDILVSTTIIESGIDIPTANTMFINKADHFGLAELHQLRGRVGRYKHRAYCYLLLPEDRTINEVAAKRLKAIEQYAMLGAGFKIAMRDLEIRGAGNLLGSEQSGHIAAVGYEMYCVLLEQETKKLKNEPIIQPTRTHLELPAVGALPRRFIRSDKHRMEAYRRLSRATTLKDYEQVVADLKDAYGEPPPTAQTLLDLTELRIAASTLGIDGLKLEGPDLIFTTRQAAKLNDVFVDAPGRVSLIDEKTVYYRPPSNYLQPIETLLAVLRKLLVRPLRQATVPAEG; translated from the coding sequence ATGGCCGAACAACGCCACCATTGGCTGGAGCAGATCGCCGGCTCGGCGCAAGTCCGTGCGCTGGGCGAGCGGTTGGCGTCTGCGCGGCGGGTGGTCGCGGAAGGGTCGCGCGGGTCGAGCACAAACCTGCTGGCCGGGGCGCTTGCGCGGAACCTGCGTCGGCCTGTGTTGCTGGTGGTCGCGCATCTTGATGAGGCCGACGACGCGCTGGACGACCTTGAACTGTTCGAAGGCCTGCACGTCGAGCGGTTCGGCGCGCTCGAAGTCTTGCCCGGCGAGACAAGCGTCAGCCTCGAACTGCTCGCCGAGCGATTGCAGGTCGTCGGCCGATTAAGCGAAGGGGCGCGGATTGATGTCATCGTCGCGCCCGTGCAGGCGCTCATGCAGGCCGTCCCCGAACCGGAGGCGGCGGCATCATTCACCCGCCAGCTCGGCGAAGGTGACGACATCTCACCCAACGCCCTGATGAACTGGCTCGGCGAGGCCGGCTACCAGCGACAGGACGCCATCGAACAGCCCGGCGACTTCGCCTCACGCGGCGGCATCCTCGACATCTACCCGCCCGCCGGCAGCCTCGCCGGCACGGACGGCTCACGCGAAGCCATCGGCCCCATCCGCCTCGACTTCTTCGGCGATGAACTCGAATCCATCCACCTCATCGATCCCGACACGATGGGCTCGGCCCGTCGCATCAAACACATCCAGCTCGTCGGCGCCAGTGCCGAGCAAATCCAGAAAGACGACCGCACGACCAGCCTCATCTCGCTCCTGCCAAGCGACGCCCTCGCTGTCATGCACGAACCGATGGAACTGGCGGAGCAGGCCCGCGGCTACTACGAACGTCTCACCAACCCGCGCGGCATCTACGCCCCGAAGACCGTCTTCCAAAAGCTTCAGCAACTGCCGCACGTCGAGGTCAACCAGTACGGCAGGTCGGCCGCCGCCCCCGCCGATCGCGTCGCGCTGCCGGTCAACCAGTTGCCCCCGCTCGATACCGACGCCGCCAAAGCATTGATCGAGATCGGCGAACTCGTGCAGGACGACCCCACCCGCGCGGTCGTCGTGCTCTGCCGCAAGCCCGCCGAGCGTGACCGCCTGCGCGAGCTGCTCAAAGAGCACGCCGCCGACGCGACCGACCGCATCACCATCGAAGTCGGCTACCTCCACCGCGGCTTCGTATGGACCAAAGGAGATTTCGAATTTCGGATTCCGGATTCCGGAAAAGGCACGGCACCCGACTCCCCCAAATCCGAAATCCAAAATCCGAAATCCGAAATTCTCCTCCTCCCGCATCACGAGCTGTTCCATCGCTACGACGTTCGTCGGCGTGTGCGAAAGGTCATCTCGGCGGGCACCCAGGCGTCGGACGCGTTTCTCGATCTTGACGTGGGCGATTATGTCGTGCATGTCGACCACGGCATTGCCCAGTTCACCGGCTTGAAAACCCTGCGCCGGGACGGCCAGAGCGAAGAGTATCTCACACTCGAATTCGCCGACCAGGCGAAACTGCACGTGCCCGCGACGCAGATCGACCTCGTGCAGAAATACGTCGGCGGCTTCGAAGGCAGGCCGCCACTGTCCACGCTCGGCGGCAAGCGATGGTCGCGACAGAAAGAGCAGGTCCGCGAAGCGGTGAAGGACCTCGCCGCCGAGCTGCTTCGCGTGCACGCGGCCCGCGAGACGCAGCCGGGCATCCGCTATCCCGCCGACACAGCCTGGCAGAAGGAATTCGAAGCCGAGTTCCCCTACGACGAAACCGACGACCAGCTTGCCGCCATCGCCGCGATCAAGCACGACATGAGCGAAGATCGCCCGATGGACCGCCTGATCTGCGGCGACGTGGGCTTCGGCAAGACCGAGGTCGCCATCCGCGCCGCGTTCAAAGCGATCGAGTTCGGCAAGCAGGTGGCGGTGCTCGTGCCCACGACCGTGCTCGCCGAGCAACACGAGCGCACGTTTCGTCAGCGGATGGCCGACTACCCGTTCATCGTCGAGTCGATGTCACGCTTCAAGACCGGCTCGGACTTGACCGACATCGCCAAACGCCTCTCACTCGGGCAGGTCGACATCGTCATCGGCACGCATCGCCTGCTGAGCAAAGACGTCAAGTTCGCCGACCTCGGCCTGGTGATTATCGACGAGGAACAACGCTTCGGCGTCGAGCATAAAAACAAGCTGCTGAGCTTCCGCCTCACCGCCGACGTGCTCACCCTCACCGCGACGCCCATCCCACGCACGCTGCACATGTCGATGGTGGGCCTTCGTGACATCAGCTCACTCGCCACCGCGCCCATCGACCGTCGCGCCATCGTCACCGAGGTCGTGCCTTACGATGAGAAGCGCATCCAGCAGGCCATCCTCCGCGAGCTGAACCGCGAAGGGCAGATCTACTTCGTCCACAACCGCGTGCACAACATCCAGAGCGTCGCCGCGACGTTGCAGTCGCTCGTGCCGGAGGCTCGCATCGCCATCGGTCACGGGCAGATGTCGCCGCGCGAACTTGAAAAGATCATGCTCCGCTTCATCCGTCGCGAGGTCGACATCCTCGTGAGCACGACCATCATCGAGTCCGGCATCGACATCCCCACCGCGAACACGATGTTCATCAACAAGGCGGACCACTTCGGCCTCGCCGAGCTGCACCAGCTTCGCGGACGCGTCGGCCGATACAAGCACCGCGCTTACTGCTACCTGCTGCTGCCGGAAGACCGCACGATCAACGAAGTCGCCGCCAAGCGCCTCAAGGCCATCGAGCAATACGCCATGCTCGGCGCGGGCTTCAAGATCGCCATGCGCGACCTGGAAATTCGCGGCGCGGGCAACCTGCTCGGCTCGGAACAGTCCGGCCACATCGCGGCTGTGGGCTACGAGATGTACTGCGTCCTGCTCGAACAGGAAACCAAGAAGCTCAAGAACGAGCCGATCATTCAGCCCACGCGCACGCACCTGGAACTGCCCGCCGTCGGCGCGCTGCCTCGGCGGTTCATCCGCTCCGACAAGCATCGCATGGAGGCGTACCGCCGACTTAGCCGAGCGACCACGTTGAAAGACTACGAACAGGTCGTCGCCGACCTCAAAGACGCCTACGGCGAACCGCCGCCGACCGCGCAAACCCTGCTCGACCTCACCGAGCTTCGCATCGCCGCCAGCACGCTGGGCATCGACGGCCTGAAACTCGAAGGCCCCGACCTGATCTTCACCACACGGCAGGCCGCAAAATTGAATGACGTATTCGTCGACGCGCCCGGCCGAGTGAGTCTGATCGATGAGAAGACGGTGTACTACCGTCCGCCGAGCAACTATCTCCAGCCGATCGAAACGCTGCTGGCCGTGCTGCGCAAACTGCTCGTCCGCCCGCTGCGCCAAGCCACCGTGCCCGCCGAGGGGTAA
- a CDS encoding N-acetyltransferase has translation MIRRAHIADVPAMAGIINDCAEYGLMLPRSLASLYENVRDFHVAVDDDDRVLGVCGLSVVWANLAEVYALAVSPATRGQGLGRKLVLTCVDEAEELGIKKIMTLTYEKAFFEKLGFAVIDRQQLPLKVWSECVRCPKNQACDEIAMVREIDSVTEADVPRPAAPPPDQYILPTITRLRVGTPPMEDD, from the coding sequence ATGATCCGCCGCGCCCACATTGCCGACGTGCCCGCCATGGCAGGCATCATCAACGACTGTGCCGAGTACGGCCTCATGCTGCCGCGCTCGCTCGCATCGTTGTATGAAAACGTCCGCGACTTCCACGTCGCTGTGGACGACGACGACCGTGTGCTCGGCGTCTGCGGCCTGTCCGTCGTCTGGGCCAACCTTGCCGAGGTCTACGCGCTCGCCGTCTCGCCCGCCACGCGCGGCCAGGGCCTCGGCCGAAAGCTCGTGCTCACCTGCGTCGACGAGGCGGAAGAGCTCGGCATCAAAAAGATCATGACGCTCACCTACGAGAAAGCGTTCTTCGAAAAGCTCGGCTTCGCGGTCATCGACCGCCAGCAGTTGCCGTTGAAAGTCTGGAGCGAGTGCGTCCGGTGTCCGAAAAACCAGGCCTGCGACGAAATCGCCATGGTCCGCGAGATCGACAGCGTCACCGAGGCCGACGTGCCGCGCCCCGCAGCGCCGCCGCCGGATCAGTACATCCTGCCGACAATCACCCGCTTGCGAGTCGGCACGCCGCCGATGGAAGATGATTGA